In Psychromonas sp. psych-6C06, the genomic window GTTATGCTCAGCATTGTATTTTCATCAGCCACTTTTTCGCTATCTTTAAATCAACAAAGAACGTTATATAGCGATGCAAGGAGCTTGCAGGAGCAAAACAATTGGCAACAGGCGGATGAAAAGTTACAGATGCTACCAGATTACCCGCTTACTTACCTTCTTCAATATCAATCACTTAAAAATAACTTTTCAGTTTCTGATAAAGAAAAGATCAGTGCATTTATAATAAAAAATAAGCAGTATAAAATAAGTAATAAATTACAACGCGAATATATGTTTTATCTTGCTGGGCAACAATCTTGGCAAGCCTTTTTAGACTTTTATCCTGCATTACCACGTAGTACCAAACTCAAATGCTTTCATTTTCAAGCTAAAATGTCTCAAAATAAGCATGACCAAATTTGGCCCGACGTAAAAAAAGTATGGCTCTCTGGTTACTCTCAGCCCAATGCCTGTGACAGTGTTTTTAAATATTACTTAACACAGAAAAAAGTGTCACAGTCACTAATATGGCAACGCTTTCAACTTGCTCATCGTAGTAATAAAAAAGCGTTAATGAAATACCTGATAACCCTTATGGACGCTGATAATAAGGAGTTAGCAGGTCAACTTTATAAATTAAATCAATCGCCCCAAAAATTATCGCGTAGTTCGTTGTTTACGAGCCATGATCATGCCAGTTACCCTTTTTTAAAAGACATGCTTAAACGTCTAGCGAGAAGTGATATCAACCTTGCCATTCAAACTTACCAAATCTATGACAGTAAAGTTCCTTTTGTTTTTTCTGATGAAATTGAACTGAAGAAATACTTTGCTTCTAGAGTGCTAATAAAAAATAAACAGGGGCTATTGCCTTGGGTAGATAAAACGCTTCCTTCATTAGGGAGTGAGAAATTGATTGCGCAGCGTATTCGCTATGCGATTAAATACAATAATTGGCCTGATATTGAAAACTGGATCAATCAGCTACCACAGGAAGCGATTCATTCACCTACTTGGTTATACTGGCAAGCTCGTGTTTTGGAAGAGAAA contains:
- a CDS encoding transglycosylase SLT domain-containing protein, which translates into the protein MFRILLVMLSIVFSSATFSLSLNQQRTLYSDARSLQEQNNWQQADEKLQMLPDYPLTYLLQYQSLKNNFSVSDKEKISAFIIKNKQYKISNKLQREYMFYLAGQQSWQAFLDFYPALPRSTKLKCFHFQAKMSQNKHDQIWPDVKKVWLSGYSQPNACDSVFKYYLTQKKVSQSLIWQRFQLAHRSNKKALMKYLITLMDADNKELAGQLYKLNQSPQKLSRSSLFTSHDHASYPFLKDMLKRLARSDINLAIQTYQIYDSKVPFVFSDEIELKKYFASRVLIKNKQGLLPWVDKTLPSLGSEKLIAQRIRYAIKYNNWPDIENWINQLPQEAIHSPTWLYWQARVLEEKEQFAQANKLYQKIAGERKYYGFLAAQKLGLTYQLNAQIVEPEVTSLRYVQKQLDHIEELYFHQYMNLVKREWESLLKGRDIDVQRQLGLYAFDKGWPHLSVLASIRSKSWDAINIRFPEVKPELFSENANKFQVPTSYIYAITRQESSFDQFANSPVGATGYMQLMPATAKETARKIGLKEYKKKAQLTESEINVALGTAYFDSLLKRYKGNRILATAAYNAGPNRVDRWKKNKKGRDNKALSMDSWVETIPYKETRRYVKNVLAYNVIYQHIQQQPMEFFNEKELGATY